Within Anaerolineae bacterium, the genomic segment ACGATTTCGCTGGCGGTGAGGTGACGCCGTAGCCCCATCTGGCCAGTGGCGCAAAAAGTGCACCCCATGGCACAACCGGATTGGGTGGAGATGCACAGGGTACGGCGTTTCACATAGCGCATGCGCACCGTTTCCACGGGGGCGCCGTCGGGCAGATGGAACAGGGTTTTGTGGGTCTCACCATCGGAGGAAGCCACCTCGCGCACGGGCGTCAGATGGCTGAAGGTGAAGGCTTTGGCCAGGCGTTGGCGCAGGGTTTTGGGCAGGGTGGTGAAATCTTCAGGTCGGCTCCAAAAATGACGGTACAGCCCTTCCCAGATTTGCCGCGCGCGGAAGGGGTTTTCGCCCTGGGCCTCCACCCAACGGGTGAGTTCATCCAGGTCAAGATCGTAAATCAAACGCGGGGTGTGCTGTTCCATGGCTTTTGCCCTCATTGGGCGATGTGCTGACCGGGATGGCGGCGTTGGGTTTCCAGCCAGGAAAGCAGATGTTCCAGATCGGGCACAATGAGGTCGGGCTGAACCTCCGCGGCCTTGGCCTGGGCTTCGCTGGTCACGCCGGAGAGCACCAGCGCTGTGGCGCAACCGGCCTGCTGACCGCCCAGGATGTCGGTTTCCAGCCGATCACCGACCACCAGGGTTTCTTCGGGGCGCACATCCAGCCTGCCCATGGCCAGTTGGAAGAGCAACGGAGCGGGCTTGCCCACCACCCAGGGGGCGGTATCGGTGGCCGCTTCCACAGCGGCCAGGATGGCCCCGGCGCCGGGAACCAGCCCTTCGGGGGTGGGATAGGTACGGTCGGGGTTGGTGCCGATGAACAGGGCGCCCTGGCGGATGAGCACGGTGGCCCGCCGGAGTTTCTCGTAGGTCAGATGGCGGTCCAGGGCCACGACGACGGCCTGGGCGTTGCCTTCGGTGAGGCGGAAGCCGGCCTCCTGCACGGCCCGGGCCAGGCCCTCTTCACCGATCAGATAAACCCCGGCCCCTTGGGGAAAGCGTTGCTGTAGAGCGGCGACGGCGGCCTGCGCCGAGCCAAAGATGTGCGTTGCAGGGAAGGTTACGCCGAAGCGTTGCAATTTGGCCACATACTGGGCCGGGGTGCGGGTGGCGTTGTTGGTCACCAGGGCCACCCGGAGGTTCAGCGATGCGATGCGTTGAAACAGACGCGGCAAGTCACCCAAAGGTTGCTCGCCGCGCCAGAGCACGCCGTCCATATCCAGCAGCAAAACGCGCAGGTGTTGCCAGTCGTGCATGAGCGTTCTCCCTCCGTCCATGGGGTGCGGCGATTATACCAGGGGGGCGTGCTTTTTCAGGGCCGCGGCGACTTCTTCCGGGGTCCGGCACAAGGCGGTGAGGCTGTGGCGGATCATGGGGTTCAGCAGGTTGTCAGGGTCCGGCACCCGCGTATCCTCCACCACGCCCAGGACGGGGATCCCTTTGGCGTAGGCGTAGCCCATCTCCCAGGCGGTGCCGGAGTCCACATCGGTGCCGTGCAGCACGGCCACCACGAGATGGATGCGCTGCAGGGCTTCGAGGTCACGCAGGAAGAAGAACCGGGTGCCCTGAGAGCGGTCGGCCAGGCCGGCGTCCCGGTGGGGGAGGTAGGTGGCATAGCCCAGGTCGCGGCAGAGGGCATCCAGGCGTTCCAGGTACCACCGGTCGCCCGGGGTGAACAACGGCCCGGCAAGGTAAACGAGGGGTTGGGTGGGTCGAGGCATCTCGTCCTCCTTTGGCGAAAATTTTGTATAATGGTACCAACATCTGGCCATTTCATCGTAACGGGGGGAGGTATGTCCACACATCGCCCAGAGGCGTTCCGGGAGTCGCGCTGTCGTCGCCCATCGGGGGACGGGGACCCGCAGAAGGTGTCCTGGACACGGATCGTGATCGTGTTGTTGGTTCTGGTGCTGTTGGCCAACGTGGGTCTGCTGGTGAAGGTGACCCTCCCGTACACGGAGCCGCTGAACCGCTATCTTTGGCACCCCATGGAGGCCCTGGCGAAATGGGGGGATAAGTTCTTGGGGCTGTTCTTGCTGTGGGCTTTTTTCTTCGCGCAGTTTTTGTTGCCGTTGGAGCGAGTGGGAGATCGCTGGAAGATGACCCTGCGGGTGGTGTCCCATGGGGTAGGTTGGGCCGGCTCTCTCCTGATGGTGCAGGATGGGCAGATTCTCTCTTCGCAGGATAAGGTGTTGTGCACAGGGCCGGGCCTGGTGGTGACCGATCTTGCCAGTGCGGTGGTGTTGCGCACGAAAAGGAATTATTCACGCGTAGTGCCGCCTTCCAGCGTGGCGTTTTTGTCCTCGACAGAATATGTGGAGGATGTGGTGGACCTGCGCGACATCGCCCGGGTGGTGGGGCCGCACGAGGAGGACCGGCCTTTTGTACCCCGGCAGCCGGATGAGGATGAGGGACGCTATGAGGAGCGTCGGGCACGTTTCTATCAGACCCGCGGCCTGACCCGCGATGGGATGGAGGTGGTAGCCCGAATTTGGGTGAAGTTTCATCTGCGCGATGATGACGAGGAGCAGCACCACGCCTTTCCGTGTGCGGAGGAGCGCTGGCGGCTGTGGTTCGACCGCGAGCGGCGGGCGTTTCCGCCCTTTCGCACCCTTTACCACGGTACGGCCAGGTCGGTGTGGCGCGCTGTGCTCTCCCGCCCCCTGCGAACCGAGACGCCCGGGGCAGGCGAGGGGGACGGCGCAGGGGATACGGGCTATCGGCGCTATTCCTGGGACTGGCTCCCGGCGATGATGGCGGCGGAGTTGTGGCGGGAGTATGTGTGCCGGTTCACCCTGGACGAGTTGTTCACGCCGTTGGCGCATCATGACGGGCACACGGGGGTGGAAATGGTTCAGAGGGCCATGGAGGCCCGATTGACCCAGAATAGGTATCGGGAGATGGGTGCCAGCGGGCGCTTCAATCAGGCCCAGGTTGGCGTGCGTGACAGTCCAGAGTTTCACGCACTGGAGCAGCGAGGCATTGCGGTGGACAAGGTGGTCATTATCGGCCTCTTCTTCCCGCCGGAGGTGGAGAAGGGGCTGGCCCAACTGCGCGCCAACACCTGGCTCCAGCGCGCTCAGGTAGAGCGGGAAGCAGTCGAACGCCAACGGGCGTTGGCCCGTGAACAGGGGGAACGGGCGGCGCTGGGCTTTTTGGGCCGCTCGCTGAGGAGATTTCAAACGGCCTTACAGCTGGCCATAGTGAGATTGCAAGGGGAAAATGACAGAGTGGCGTGGGACGCCTTTTTCCTGGAGGTTGCCAGCACCGTGATGGCCGACCTGGCCGACGCCTTCGACCGCAGCGATTTTCGGGAGCGATTGGGGGGCCGCGAAGTGGGCCGTTTGCGCAAGTTGCTGGCGCGGCTCCGAAGTTTCATGCAGTTCTCGTGAGGGGGAAGGAGCAGCAAGATGGGCGTTTTGCAAGGTGAACAGTACCGGTGTGTATGGCCTTTTCTTGAAGAGGCGGGAGAGGACTCCGGTTGGAAGTTATGTCTCTGCAGGGCCCTGGACCGGGTGGCATGGATGGGCGAGCGCGTGTTGCGCCTGTGGGCCCGGGTGCTTTGTGCACTAAATACCCTTCTCGCCGAAGTCTTCGCCCTGCGGCAACCCTGGGCGCTGCTGCGTTTCCTTTTCTTCCTCGGTTATTTCTACTGGGCGCTCATCCGTCCGTACCGCCTGTATCCGAAGCCGATGCCGGATGTGTTGCCGTTCCCTTACATGCTGTTGCCTGATGTGTCGTTTTTTGCCGGTTTGGGCCTGATGCTCAAAGGGATGTGGCTGTGGTTTGCCTTTCTCTTTCGCTGGGAGGTTGTGCGTTATTGGGCGGTGTGGGGCGGCTCGTTCGTGTTGGCCTGGCTGGCGGCGGCCTTTTACCTATGGTACATCTTTGACCTGGAGGTAGAGCCGGCCCGGCGCGCTTTGCGGCAGCGGCAGAGCCGCTGGGTGGTGCTCTACCGGGCTTTTGCGCCTCGCTATGTATGGCGTTTCCGTGCGCTGGACGGCCGCGTGGAGGATGATGCCTCGGCGGTGTATTGGTTCGGTGGCCCGGGGCGCCTCCAGGTGGCCATGGACAACGCCGTGGTTCTGGAACGCACGGGACGCGGTGAGCCACGGGTGTTGACCCCTGGGCCCAACAGATGGCTGCCGGTGGAAGGTTACGAGAGGGTGCGGCGGATTCTCGACCTGCGCGACCAGCACCTGCGTTTCGATGTGGCGCTGCGTACCCGGGATGGGGTTCCGCTGGTCTTCCGCGATGTGCGGCTGGTGTACAGCATCCGGCGCGGACGGGAAGACGCGACCCTGGCGCAGCCTTACCCACATGTGGTGGAGAGCATCGAGCGTCTCATCCGCATCGAGGGGGGGAGGGCCCGCGACCTGGAGAGCCACCTCCCCTGGGGCAATGTGGCCGAGTTGCGCCGCTGGCGCTCGGTGGAGCACACCGCTCAGACCATGCGGGTGGCCTTCCGCAGCGGTTTGCGGCGCGCCGTCTCCGCGCGCACCTTGCAGGAGGTGCTGGCGTTTATTCAGCAGGATGAAGCGGCAGTTTTGGTCAATCGGTGGGATGTGCAGCCGTTGAGCGCCCGGCCGGGACGCCCCAGTCCGGGGCCTTTGTTCCCGTATGGGCCGTTCCCGCAGGCACCCGCTGACCTCCTGCCGCGTTTTCAACTCACGGGGTTGCTGCGCCGGCAAAATTACGAGGAGCGTGGCGTCTCTCTGCACTGGGCCGATATGAACAATTGGGAGGTCACGGTGGGGAAAATCAAGCCCCAATTCCTTCAGGCCTGGCAATTGTCACGCGAGAACCGCCAACGCGCCGCGCCCGCTGCGCTGAACCAGGTCCGCCAGGATGCTTATCTGGCCTTCCTGGGGGCGGAGATTCAGCGCTGGGATCAGATCCTGGCAGGCATGGACCTGGGTACTCCAGAAGGGCGGGAGGCCTTCCGGTTGGGTGTGCGGCAGTGGCTGAGCCGCCTTTGGGCCCTGTTGCAGGAGATCCAGGATCGTCAGATTGACCTCAACGAAGTGATGAGTCTTCATCGGCCTTAGGGACCGGCGAAGAGCAGGCGCGGCGTCCGCGCTCCCTTTGGCTCAGGAGAGGATAGGCTGATGTCGCTGGTGTTTGGAGAAGCCTTTGACGAAGAACGCCCGGTGGTGGTCGTCGGCGCCTGTGGCGTGGATGTGATCGCGGCGCCCAGGCAACTGCCCGAAGTGGGTGAGCGGTCTCCGGCGTCGGTGCGCCTGGATTTCGGCGGTGTGGGGCACAATGTGGCGGCCAACCTGGCCCTGTTGGGGCAGCCCGTACGGATGATTTCCATCCTGGGCCGCGATGTGTGGGGCCAGGCCCTGCGGGCGCGTTTGCAGCAACTGGGCATCGACACCCGGGGTGTGTTGACCGTGGATACGCCCACGGGGGCCTATGTGGGCGTGCTGCACCCCCAGGGCGGCCTGGCCTATAGCCTTTATGGAGATGCCTTGCTGGCCGCTCTGACGCCGCAGCAAGTGCGCCAACAGGAAGCGCTGTTTCGCGATGCGGTGGCTGTGTTCGTGGAGGCCAATGTGCCCCGACGCACCTTGCGCACGGTGTTTTCCCTGGCTCGGCGGTACCGTTTGCCCGTGATCGCCGACCCCACGGCGCCTGACCTGGCCCCCCGGTTGCGTCCTTATCTTTCCCGACTGGCGGTGGTCACGCCCAACCATCGGGAGGCAGCGGCGCTGCTGGGCCAGGATTTGCCCCAGGATGACCTGGCCCTGCTGGTGCGCGCGGCCCGGGCTCTGGTCGCCCAGGGAGTGGGCCTATCCATCATCACCCTGGCCGAATTTGGCCTGTGTTACGCCACCTCGGAGGCCAGCGGGCACATCCCGGCGCTGAAGACGGCCGTGGTGGACCCTACGGGCGCAGGAGACGCCTTGACGGCGGCCGTGCTTTACGCCTTGCTTCGCAGCATCCCGGTGGACGATGCGGTGCGTCTGGGCCTCGCTGCGGCGGCGTTGACCCTGGCTTCCCCTGGGACGGTGGCCACCGATTTGTCGCTGGAACGGCTGTATGACCGGCTGGTGTTGTGAAGGGGGGCTGGTATAATCCCTTCCTTGAAATCGCTTTCGGTGGAGGTGTCATGGACAACGCAAGCCTGCCTCAAACGGTGCGGGTGGCGGCTGAGGTGCGTCAGGCGCTCCGGCGTGGGGCGCCTGTGGTGGCGCTGGAGTCGGCGGTCATCACCCATGGCCTGCCCCGGCCGGACAACCTTTCGCTGGCCAGGGATATGGAAGCTACCGTCAAATCCCATGGCGCTTTGCCTTCCACGGTGGGGGTGATCGAGGGGCAAGTGGTGGTGGGGCTTTCCAGCGCCCAGTTGCACACCCTGGCCTATCACGAAAACCCGCGCAAAATCAGCGTGCGGGATTTCGGCCCGGCCCTGGCCCAGCGCCAGACCGGTGGGACCACGGTCTCCGGCACCTTGGTAGCCTGCGGGTTGACCGGGATTCGGGTGTTCGCCACCGGCGGCATCGGTGGCGTGCACCGCTGGCCCCCTTACGATGTTTCGGCCGACCTGCCCCAGTTGAGCCGTACGCCCACCGTGGTGGTCTGCGCGGGGGCCAAGGCCATTCTGGACCTGCCCGCCACGCTGGAATACCTGGAGACCCTGGGTGTGCCCGTGGTGGGCTATCAGACCGACGAGTTCCCGGCTTTCTACAGCGCCGAAAGCGGCCTGCGGGTGCCTTACCGCGCCAAGGATGCCGAAGAGGTGGCGCGCATCGCCCGGTCGCACTGGGACCTGGGCCTGAAAAGCGCCATCCTGGTGGTGGTGCCGCCGCCCCAGCCGTTGCCCCGCGGGCATGTGGAGCAGGCCGTCGCTCAGGCGCTGGAGGAGGCGCGGGCGAAAGCCGTCCGGGGCTTCGCCATGACGCCCTTTTTGCTTCAGCGGGTGGCCGAACTCACCGGTCACACCAGTGTGGATGCCAATCTGGCTTTGTTGAAACACAACGCTCAGGTAGCGGCGCGTATTGCCGATGCGCTCAGTGCTCAAAAACATCTCAGGGTGGTGTAATCATGTCTCGTTTTACTTTGGCTTTGGTGCAAACCGATGTGGTCTTCGGCGATCCCCAGGCCAACCTGGCGGAGGCCGAGAAGTGGATTGCCCGCGTGGCAGCCCAGGGGGCCGAGATGGCTCTGCTGCCCGAACTGTGGGCCACGGGCTATGCGCTGGAACGGGCCGAGCAGTTGGCCGACCCCCTGGGCGAGGGGGGCTTCGCTGCCATGGCCCGCTGGGCGGACAAGTATGGCGTGGCCGTGGGCGGGTCGCACCTCGAGAAGACGCCGGAGGGCGTTTACAACACTTTTGCTCTTTACGGATCCGACGGTTCGCTCTGGGGCGCTTACCGTAAGATCCATCTTTTCGGTCCGATGAGCGAGCGCCTCTTCCTGCTCCCCGGGGACTATGTGGAGGTGGTGCAGTCACCCTGGGGCGCCGTGGGCCTGGCCGTTTGCTACGATTTGCGCTTTCCGGAAATCTTTCGCCTGCAGGCGGTATCGGGGGTGCGCTTGTTCCTCTTGGTCGCCGAGTGGCCCAGAAGACGCATCGACCACTGGCACATGCTGTTGCGCGCTCGCGCGGTGGAGAATCAGGCCTTTATCGCCGCGGTAAACCGGGTGGGAAAGGACAAAAGGCATCTCTTTGGTGGAGAAAGCAGCGTCGTGGGGCCGGATGGGAAACTTTTGGGTCGCCTGGGCAATCGCCCGGATACCCTGCTGCTCGACATCAACCTCAGCCAGGCCAACGCGGTGCGCCAGCGTTTTTCTCCCCTGCATGATTGCCGACCGGAAGCCTACCGTCTGAGGAGGGAAAGGCGCTATGCGTGAACCCCGGGTGGGGAGTCTGGTGCTCTTCAAGAATCGACCGGCGCGGGTGGTGCAAACCGACCCGCGCCTGGTCATTCAGACCGCCGAAGGGCAGACCCTCAAAGTGCGGCCCAAGGATGTGCAGGTGCTGCACCCCGGCCCGGTGGACGCGCTGCCCGACGCTGCCCCGCCCGAGGAAACCCTTTTGGCCGAAGCCTGGGAGGTGCTGCAGGGCGAGACGGTGCCCCTGGCCGTGCTGGCCGAATTGCTTTACGGGGCGTTTACACCGCAGAGCGCCTGGGCCACCTGGCAGGCGGTGAGCGATGGTCTGTATTTCACAGGCTCGCCGGAGGCTGTGCAAGCCCGTCGGTCGGAAGAGGTGGCCGCCGAGCGGCGGGCCCGGGAGGCCCGGGCGGCGCAGGCCCGCGCATGGGAGTCGTTCCTCCAACGCGCTCGGCGCGATGAGGTGGACGCCGCGCAAGACTGGGCTTTCCTGCAGGATGTGGTGGCTTTGGCCCGCGGTCAGGCCGGGCGCAGCCGCGTGTTGCGCGCCTTAGGCAGCCGTGAAACCCCGCAGAACGCCCATCGCCTGTTGCTCCGTTGGGGGGTGTGGGGCCCCCGCGAGAACCCCTACCCCCATCGCCTGGGCATCGCCCTTGCGCCTCCCGAGTTGCCCCTGCCCGACCTGCCCGAGGAGCCCCGCCGTGACCTGACCCATCTGCCCGCCTGGGCTATCGACGATGAGGGCAGCCGCGACCCCGATGATGCCCTGAGCGTGGAAGGCCGCCGCCTGTGGGTCCATGTGGCTGATGTGGCGGCCCTGGTGCCCCCGGGGAGCCCCGCCGATGAAGAAGCCCGCGCCCGTGGGGCCAGCGTGTACCTGCCGGAAGCCATCGTCCCCATGCTGCCCGAGGCGGCCCCCGAGCGGCTGGCCCTGGGCCTGCAACCCGTCTCGCCGGCGCTTTCCATTGGCATTGACCTTTCGCCGGACGGCGACATCCTGGATGTGGAGGTGACACCCTCCTGGGTGCGCGTCATCCGGCTGACCTACGCCCAGGCCGACGCTTTGCTGGAAAGCGAAGCCTCGTTACAGGCCCTGGAAGGGTTGCTGGCTCCCTTTGCCGAGCGTCGTCGTCAGGCCGGCGCGGTGGAGTTGCATCTACCTGAAGTGAAGGTCATTGTGGATGAAGAGGGGGTTATCCGCCTGCGCCCCATCCTGCCCTTACGTAGCCGGCAATTGGTGCGGGAGGCCATGTTGGCCGCGGGCGAAGCGGTGGCCCGCTATGGGCTGGCGCAGGGCATCCCGCTGCCCTTCACCACGCAGGAGCCGCCCGCGCCCCTGGCGGAGGTGCCCCCCGGCCTGGCGGGCATGTTTGCCCTGCGCAAAACCCTGCGCCGCAGCGAGTACCACGCCACGCCCGCTCCGCATCACGGCCTGGGGTTGCCCCTTTATGTCCGGGCGACCAGTCCCTTGCGCCGGTATCTGGATCTGGTGGTGCACCAGCAATTGTGGGCCCATTGGCGGGGCGAGGATCTGCTGGATGCGCAAGAGGTGCTGGAGCGGGTAGGGGTGGCAGAGGCCGTGGTGGGCACCGTTCGGCAGGCGGAGCGGCTTTCGCGGCAACACTGGTTGCTGGTGTATCTCCTGGAGCATCCCCACTGGCAGGGGGAAGGGGTGCTGGTGGAGCGTCGCCCTCCCTGGGGCATCTTTCTGCTGCCCGATCTGGGGATGACGGCCCAGGCGTACCTTCCAGCGGACCTGCCGCTCAATGCTACGGTCACCCTTCACCTGGAAGAGGTGCTGCTCCCCGAATTGGAAGCCCGTTTCCGGGTTGTGCTCCCGGACCTCTGAGGTGCGAACCCGCACCCGGAGGAGGGACATCCTCCTGGGGGCATCCTTGGCCCTTGAGCCTCCGGAAAGGATGGGCTATACTGAAAGCGAGCCTTGTGGGGCCGAGGAGGATCGATGATGGATGAAGCCGCCTTGCGTCAGCGGTACGAAGACCTCAAACGAGAAATCCATTACCACAACTATCGCTACTATGTGCTCAACGACCCGGTCATCAGCGATTACGAATACGACCAACTGATGGCCGAGTTGCGGCGCATCGAAGAGGCCCATCCGGAGTGGGTGACCCCCGATTCGCCCAGCCAGCGGGCGGGCGCGCCACCAGCCGAGGAGTTCGCCAAGGTGCGCCATCCGGCGCCTATCCTGAGCCTGTCCAACGCCTTCGATGCCGCGGATTTGCGCGCCTGGCTGGAGCGCATTGCCCGTTTGGACCCCCGGGTGCGCGAGGCGGATTTCGTGGTGGAGCCGAAAATCGACGGCCTCACGGTGGTGCTCCATTACCGGGATGGCGTGTTCACTTTGGGTGCCACCCGGGGTGATGGCGAGGTGGGCGAGGACATCACCGCCAACCTGCGCACCGTGCGGGCGCTTCCCCTGCGAATCCCTGTGGACCCTGACGGGTCTCAGCCGCCGCCGTATCTGGTGGTTCGTGGCGAGGCGTTCATCACGAAAAAGGACTTCGAGGCCCTCAACCGCCGCCTGGCCGAAGCGGGCGAACGCACCTATCTCAACCCCCGCAACACGGCGGCCGGCTCGCTGCGCCAGTTGAACCCTGCGGTGACGGCGCAGCGCCCCATCACTTTGCTGTGTTACGCCATCGTAAGCGCCGAGGGCGGCGAGGTGCCCCACACCCAGTGGGAGACGCTGGATTACTTGCGACGCCTGGGATTCCCGGTGCCTGAAGCGGTTCATTGTCCCGATTTGGATTGTGTTATCCGTACCCATGAAGAATGGGCTCAAAGGCGTGACACCTGGCCCTATGAGATGGACGGCTTGGTGGTGAAGATCAACGATTTGCGCCTGCAGGCCGCCTTAGGTGTGGTGGGCAAGGACCCCCGCGGGGCCATCGCCTTCAAGTTCCCCGCCGAAGAGGTCACCACCCGTTTGCTGGATATTGGCGTCAATGTGGGCCGCACGGGCGTGCTCACGCCCTACGCCATTTTGGAGCCGGTGGAGATTGGAGGGGTGATCGTCAAACAGGCCACTTTGCACAACTTCGACTACATCCGGGAGAAAGACATTCGCATCGGCGATCGGGTGCTGGTGAAGCGGGCAGGCGATGTGATTCCGTATGTCATCGGACCGGTGGTCGGCGCCCGCACGGGAAAGGAACGCATCTTCGAGCCGCCCACCCGCTGCCCGGCGTGCGGGGAGTCGGTGGTGCACCCGGAAGGCGAAGTCGCCTGGTATTGCGTCAACGCCGCCTGCCCCGCCCAACTCATCCGCAATCTGGAGCATTTTGCGCATCGTGGGGCTATGGATATCCGCGGCCTGGGCATCAAAATCGTCGAGCAGTTGGTTCGCGCCGGCCTGGTTGAGGATGTGGCCGACCTGTACTACCTCACGAAAGAAGATTTGCTGCCACTGGAAGGATTTGCCGACAAGAAGGCGGAGAACCTGCTCCAGGCCATCGCGGAAAGCAAAACGCGCCCCCTGGAGCGTTTGATCGTGGGGTTGGGCATTCATGGCGTGGGTGAAGCGGTAGCCGCTGAGTTGGCGCGTCGCTTCCCCGACCTGGATGCGTTGAGTCGGGCCACGATGGAGGATTTGCAATCCATCGAGGGCATTGGCCCCAGCATCGCCGAGAGCATCGTCGAGTGGTTCCGCGCACCGCGCAATCAAAAGGTGTTGGAGAAGTTGCGCCGCGCCGGGGTATGGCCACGCGCCGCCGCGCCCACGGAGCCCGAGGCGCAACCTTTGGCCGGGCTGACCTTTGTCCTTACCGGCACCTTGCCTCACATGACCCGCGAAGAAGCCAAGGCATACATTCAAGCCCACGGTGGACGGGTGGCCTCTGCGGTGAGTCGCAAAACGGATTACCTGGTGGTCGGCGAAAACCCCGGCAGCAAGTTGCAGAAGGCCCGGGCCCTGGGTATCAAGACCATTGATGAAGCCACTCTGCGTCGCCTGGTGGAGGAGGGCTTCCACCCGTAAGCCTTCATCTGCGCCTGGGACCCTCCCGCCAAACACGACCATCCGGCGGAAGCGGCCTTTGTCGTCTTCCGCTGGTTTTTTTGTGGGGTGTCCGAAAGGTCGCCCGGATGGTTGCAA encodes:
- a CDS encoding 23S rRNA (adenine(2503)-C2)-methyltransferase (23S rRNA m2A2503 methyltransferase; methylates the C2 position of the A2530 nucleotide in 23S rRNA; may be involved in antibiotic resistance) codes for the protein MEQHTPRLIYDLDLDELTRWVEAQGENPFRARQIWEGLYRHFWSRPEDFTTLPKTLRQRLAKAFTFSHLTPVREVASSDGETHKTLFHLPDGAPVETVRMRYVKRRTLCISTQSGCAMGCTFCATGQMGLRRHLTASEIV
- a CDS encoding HAD-IIA family hydrolase; this translates as MHDWQHLRVLLLDMDGVLWRGEQPLGDLPRLFQRIASLNLRVALVTNNATRTPAQYVAKLQRFGVTFPATHIFGSAQAAVAALQQRFPQGAGVYLIGEEGLARAVQEAGFRLTEGNAQAVVVALDRHLTYEKLRRATVLIRQGALFIGTNPDRTYPTPEGLVPGAGAILAAVEAATDTAPWVVGKPAPLLFQLAMGRLDVRPEETLVVGDRLETDILGGQQAGCATALVLSGVTSEAQAKAAEVQPDLIVPDLEHLLSWLETQRRHPGQHIAQ
- a CDS encoding nucleoside 2-deoxyribosyltransferase, encoding MPRPTQPLVYLAGPLFTPGDRWYLERLDALCRDLGYATYLPHRDAGLADRSQGTRFFFLRDLEALQRIHLVVAVLHGTDVDSGTAWEMGYAYAKGIPVLGVVEDTRVPDPDNLLNPMIRHSLTALCRTPEEVAAALKKHAPLV
- a CDS encoding ribokinase, which produces MSLVFGEAFDEERPVVVVGACGVDVIAAPRQLPEVGERSPASVRLDFGGVGHNVAANLALLGQPVRMISILGRDVWGQALRARLQQLGIDTRGVLTVDTPTGAYVGVLHPQGGLAYSLYGDALLAALTPQQVRQQEALFRDAVAVFVEANVPRRTLRTVFSLARRYRLPVIADPTAPDLAPRLRPYLSRLAVVTPNHREAAALLGQDLPQDDLALLVRAARALVAQGVGLSIITLAEFGLCYATSEASGHIPALKTAVVDPTGAGDALTAAVLYALLRSIPVDDAVRLGLAAAALTLASPGTVATDLSLERLYDRLVL
- a CDS encoding pseudouridine-5'-phosphate glycosidase, giving the protein MDNASLPQTVRVAAEVRQALRRGAPVVALESAVITHGLPRPDNLSLARDMEATVKSHGALPSTVGVIEGQVVVGLSSAQLHTLAYHENPRKISVRDFGPALAQRQTGGTTVSGTLVACGLTGIRVFATGGIGGVHRWPPYDVSADLPQLSRTPTVVVCAGAKAILDLPATLEYLETLGVPVVGYQTDEFPAFYSAESGLRVPYRAKDAEEVARIARSHWDLGLKSAILVVVPPPQPLPRGHVEQAVAQALEEARAKAVRGFAMTPFLLQRVAELTGHTSVDANLALLKHNAQVAARIADALSAQKHLRVV
- a CDS encoding carbon-nitrogen family hydrolase, encoding MSRFTLALVQTDVVFGDPQANLAEAEKWIARVAAQGAEMALLPELWATGYALERAEQLADPLGEGGFAAMARWADKYGVAVGGSHLEKTPEGVYNTFALYGSDGSLWGAYRKIHLFGPMSERLFLLPGDYVEVVQSPWGAVGLAVCYDLRFPEIFRLQAVSGVRLFLLVAEWPRRRIDHWHMLLRARAVENQAFIAAVNRVGKDKRHLFGGESSVVGPDGKLLGRLGNRPDTLLLDINLSQANAVRQRFSPLHDCRPEAYRLRRERRYA
- a CDS encoding RNB domain-containing ribonuclease, giving the protein MREPRVGSLVLFKNRPARVVQTDPRLVIQTAEGQTLKVRPKDVQVLHPGPVDALPDAAPPEETLLAEAWEVLQGETVPLAVLAELLYGAFTPQSAWATWQAVSDGLYFTGSPEAVQARRSEEVAAERRAREARAAQARAWESFLQRARRDEVDAAQDWAFLQDVVALARGQAGRSRVLRALGSRETPQNAHRLLLRWGVWGPRENPYPHRLGIALAPPELPLPDLPEEPRRDLTHLPAWAIDDEGSRDPDDALSVEGRRLWVHVADVAALVPPGSPADEEARARGASVYLPEAIVPMLPEAAPERLALGLQPVSPALSIGIDLSPDGDILDVEVTPSWVRVIRLTYAQADALLESEASLQALEGLLAPFAERRRQAGAVELHLPEVKVIVDEEGVIRLRPILPLRSRQLVREAMLAAGEAVARYGLAQGIPLPFTTQEPPAPLAEVPPGLAGMFALRKTLRRSEYHATPAPHHGLGLPLYVRATSPLRRYLDLVVHQQLWAHWRGEDLLDAQEVLERVGVAEAVVGTVRQAERLSRQHWLLVYLLEHPHWQGEGVLVERRPPWGIFLLPDLGMTAQAYLPADLPLNATVTLHLEEVLLPELEARFRVVLPDL
- the ligA gene encoding NAD-dependent DNA ligase LigA → MDEAALRQRYEDLKREIHYHNYRYYVLNDPVISDYEYDQLMAELRRIEEAHPEWVTPDSPSQRAGAPPAEEFAKVRHPAPILSLSNAFDAADLRAWLERIARLDPRVREADFVVEPKIDGLTVVLHYRDGVFTLGATRGDGEVGEDITANLRTVRALPLRIPVDPDGSQPPPYLVVRGEAFITKKDFEALNRRLAEAGERTYLNPRNTAAGSLRQLNPAVTAQRPITLLCYAIVSAEGGEVPHTQWETLDYLRRLGFPVPEAVHCPDLDCVIRTHEEWAQRRDTWPYEMDGLVVKINDLRLQAALGVVGKDPRGAIAFKFPAEEVTTRLLDIGVNVGRTGVLTPYAILEPVEIGGVIVKQATLHNFDYIREKDIRIGDRVLVKRAGDVIPYVIGPVVGARTGKERIFEPPTRCPACGESVVHPEGEVAWYCVNAACPAQLIRNLEHFAHRGAMDIRGLGIKIVEQLVRAGLVEDVADLYYLTKEDLLPLEGFADKKAENLLQAIAESKTRPLERLIVGLGIHGVGEAVAAELARRFPDLDALSRATMEDLQSIEGIGPSIAESIVEWFRAPRNQKVLEKLRRAGVWPRAAAPTEPEAQPLAGLTFVLTGTLPHMTREEAKAYIQAHGGRVASAVSRKTDYLVVGENPGSKLQKARALGIKTIDEATLRRLVEEGFHP